Part of the Halobellus ruber genome is shown below.
CCTCCGACACGGGCGGGTCGGATTGAGCATCACGACCGCGAGACCGTGAGTCGCCCTCTGTTAGCTCCTCGTTTCGGGTAGTACTCTCCGAAGCGGACTCATCACCTGTAGACGAGATGAGTGCGACTCGGCAGGTCTCTCCAGCTTGAACGCTCCCTTGCTGGATTTCCTGCTTCGGAACTTCGACGGTGTACGTATCGCCCTGCTCAGTCACGCGAGCCGAGTACAGGCACAG
Proteins encoded:
- a CDS encoding TRAM domain-containing protein; the protein is MNISDDLLCLYSARVTEQGDTYTVEVPKQEIQQGSVQAGETCRVALISSTGDESASESTTRNEELTEGDSRSRGRDAQSDPPVSEGEMREVKIESLGDKGDGITKIDGGYVVIVPDTEVGERVTIRLDDVRENVGFAEVVKRQHDPIQEQ